A section of the Gallus gallus isolate bGalGal1 chromosome 4, bGalGal1.mat.broiler.GRCg7b, whole genome shotgun sequence genome encodes:
- the NHSL2 gene encoding NHS-like protein 2 isoform X5 codes for MGNAQRKAPRSQRRGRMRAATATSNLDLESKKAAPTKLSWQQPVNVFLAAGRPPGMEQLHQEAQLNLQSLLQEEYEEQYAESRVTGQTFRAAGHPSPSTPTEPSPRPPPSKRLEFVLMPPSRRADEEESSSASTLGVRPPDTSLSLPTTPDKQTAWPRAFPLPTVEEKQWHQSCSVQTNVVPINVSGQHFARHASARHSLFNTETAMNPKSTLRRRRTIIGFPNMSLRDQGSTNGPAHTTHPPIAESLSCSFEATAGRKPSQQTSPHQPPSAPLRKTFSDLGGTLQARCCPPPSPMDNVAAPGTCNGPQGSSFPPAWGANSFGYTTPPSPAAGQEVSPGSSAMGSPTGTERAASFFIAQEERAGSAGPGSFTTATPESPPGSGGIRRCDGQEARVNFSPTNKEPEPAPEPSRLGVERGGCRFRERSLSVPTDSGSLCSVDIAYAEARRGSTNCALGYPSAGSEGSTSTDNVSLGPEPDGQRRRRSKSISLKKAKKKPSPPTRSVSLIKDGQDSPAALGLPHDQRPKSLCIPLDPAGHRVVHADPQGREPDSPAAPHQWYLADWKSGEPYRSLSGSSTATGTTAIECVKARGSSESLMSPSISRATTPSQLSAEADLKTSSPGRPTGLMSPSSGYSSQSETPTPTVPTSAILGHSPHQVRVRPLVPERKSSLPPTSPMERSPKSRLSFELPLTPPAHLDLSGLKISLKGKTKVSRHHSDSTFGTKLVQKTSPIQPIMPVVTQSDLRSVRLRSVSRSEPEDNTDGPEHAEELPRVPCPGPERRVKPPVAEKPPLAKRPPCILPKPVALREEGPLSPTSPPSIATKDSLVLRKGDPWRGPGQPRRLSQGSLEDKPRPEAERRKAKVPPPVPKKPSVLYLPLTPAPVQQAGGVGDPAPTPSPIITLDAEPSCCQPDADGPTPTEVPGTAQAGETPSEQGSSSEAGTEEKSFASDKTADSIAEEDDDVFMASRTTEDLFTVIHRSKRKVLGRKEPGDSFGNRPNSHSPVKTSGSPTGESPAAAVSTGKSSSRNEDFKALLQKKSSKTSSGTRPSAAELLKTTNPLARRVMMEFAPELDGANSQP; via the exons CCACCTCTAACCTGGACTTGGAGAGCAAGAAAGCCGCCCCCACCAAGCTGTCATGGCAGCAGCCAGTGAACGTCTTCCTGGCTGCCGGCCGCCCGCCCGGCATGGAGCAACTGCACCAGGAGGCTCAGCTCAAcctgcagagcctgctgcaAG AGGAGTATGAGGAGCAGTATGCTGAGAGCAGAGTGACTGGGCAGACCTTCCGTGCCGCCGGCCACCCATCCCCCAGCACCCCCACGGAGCCCTCGCCCCGGCCCCCGCCCTCCAAGCGCCTCGAGTTTGTGCTTATG CCCCCGAGCCGGCGAGCCGatgaggaggagagcagcagtgccagcacgcTGGGCGTGAGACCACCCGACACCTCCCTGAGCCTCCCCACCACCCCCGACAAGCAGACAGCCTGGCCCAGGGCCTTCCCCCTGCCCACCGTGGAGGAGAAGCAGTGGCACcagtcctgctctgtgcagaccAACGTGGTCCCCATCAATGTCTCGG GGCAGCACTTTGCTAGGCACGCGAGTGCTCGTCACTCCCTGTTTAACACAGAGACCGCGATGAACCCCAAGTCCACCCTGCGGCGTAGACGGACCATTATTGGATTCCCTAACATGTCCCTGCGAGACCAAG GCAGCACCAACGGCCCCGCGCACACCACACACCCACCCATCGCTGAGTCCCTGTCCTGCAGCTTTGAGGCCACGGCTGGGAGGAAGCCCTCCCAGCAGACCAGCCCCCACCAGCCgccctctgccccactgaggAAGACCTTCAGTGACCTCGGGGGCACGCTGCAGGCACGCTGCTGCCCACCGCCATCCCCCATGGACAACGTGGCCGCCCCCGGCACCTGCAACGGACCGCAGGGATCCTCTTTTCCCCCAGCCTGGGGTGCCAACTCCTTCGGATACAccaccccccccagccctgctgccggCCAGGAGGTCTCACCGGGCAGCTCCGCCATGGGCTCACCCACCGGCACCGAGCGGGCCGCCTCCTTCTTCATCGCTCAGGAGGAGCGTGCGGGGAGCGCTGGGCCCGGCTCCTTCACCACCGCGACGCCTGAGTCTCCTCCTGGCTCTGGGGGCATCCGGAGGTGTGATGGCCAAGAAGCCAGGGTGAACTTTTCACCCACAAACAAAGAGCCGGAGCCGGCACCGGAGCCATCGCGCCTGGGGGTGGAGCGGGGAGGGTGCCGCTTCCGCGAGCGCTCGCTGTCGGTGCCCACCGACTCGGGGTCCCTCTGCTCCGTGGACATTGCCTACGCCGAAGCCCGGCGGGGCAGCACCAACTGTGCCCTGGGCTACCCCAGCGCCGGCTCCGagggcagcaccagcactgaTAACGTCTCGCTGGGGCCGGAGCCGGAcgggcagcggcggcggcgctccAAGAGCATCTCCCTCAAGAAGGCCAAGAAGAAGCCCTCGCCGCCCACCCGCAGTGTGTCGCTGATCAAGGACGGGCAGGACAGCCCggctgccctggggctgccccatgaTCAGAGACCCAAGAGCCTGTGCATCCCGCTGGACCCTGCTGGGCACCGGGTGGTGCACGCAGACCCCCAGGGCAGAGAGCCCGACAGCccggctgccccccaccagtgGTACCTGGCAGACTGGAAGAGTGGTGAGCCCTACCGGTCCCTCTCCGGCTCCAGCACGGCCACGGGGACTACGGCCATCGAGTGCGTGAAGGCACGGGGCAGCTCGGAGTCCCTCATGTCCCCCTCTATCTCCAGGGCCACAACGccctcccagctctcagcagagGCTGACCTCAAAACCTCCTCCCCGGGCAGGCCCACCGGGCTGATGTCCCCATCCAGCGGGTACTCCAGCCAGTCGGAGACCCCCACACCCACCGTCCCCACCTCGGCCATCCTCGGGCACTCACCACACCAGGTGCGGGTGAGGCCGCTGGTTCCCGAGAGGAAGTCCTCGCtgccccccacgtcccccatgGAGCGGAGCCCCAAGTCCAGGCTGTCCTTCGAGCTGCCGCTCACACCGCCCGCCCACCTCGACCTCTCGGGGCTGAAGATCTCCCTGAAGGGGAAGACGAAGGTCAGCCGGCACCACTCCGACTCCACCTTCGGCACCAAGCTGGTCCAGAAGACCAGTCCCATCCAGCCCATCATGCCCGTGGTCACCCAGTCAGACCTGCGCTCTGTCCGTCTGCGCTCCGTCAGCCGCTCCGAGCCGGAGGACAACACTGACGGCCCAGAGCACGCCGAGGAACTGCCACGTGTTCCCTGCCCGGGGCCGGAGAGGAGAGTGAAGCCGCCGGTAGCAGAGAAGCCACCATTGGCCAAGCGGCCCCCGTGCATCCTGCCCAAGCCCGTGGCCCTGCGGGAGGAGGGCCCCCTGTCCCCCACATCCCCGCCGAGCATCGCCACCAAGGACAGCTTGGTGCTGCGGAAAGGGGATCCGTGgaggggccccgggcagccccggCGGCTCTCGCAGGGCAGCCTGGAGGACAAGCCACGGCCCGAGGCAGAGCGCAGGAAGGCCAAGGTGCCGCCGCCAGTGCCCAAGAAGCCCAGCGTGCTCTACCTGCCGCTCACCCCGGCCCCGGTGCAGCAGGCGGGGGGTGTGGGGGACCCGGcgcccacccccagccccatcatCACGCTGgatgcagagcccagctgctgccaacCTGACGCTGATGGCCCAACACCCACTGAGGTCCCAGGCACAGCACAAGCTGGCGAGACCCCCTCGGAGCAAG GCAGCTCGTCTGAGGCTGGCACAGAGGAGAAGAGCTTTGCCAGCGACAAGACGGCCGACTCCATCGCTGAGGAAGACGACGATGTCTTCATGGCATCCCGTACCACAGAGGATCTCTTCACCGTCATTCACAG GTCCAAGAGGAAGGTTCTGGGGCGGAAGGAGCCTGGCGACAGCTTTGGCAACCGACCCAATTCCCACTCTCCTGTGAAGACGTCGGGCTCACCGACCGGCGAgtcccctgcagcagcagtgagcaccGGGAAGTCCTCCAGCAGGAATGAAGATTTTAAGGCTCTGCTCCAGAAGAAGAGCAGTAAAACCAGCAGCGGTACCCGGCCGTCTGCAGCTGAACTGCTCAAGACCACAAACCCACTGGCTCGGAGGGTCATGATGGAGTTTGCCCCTGAGCTAGATGGTGCAAACAGCCAGCCCTAA
- the NHSL2 gene encoding NHS-like protein 2 isoform X2, with translation MLWCCCAAMHTAAALALRCGAGGTEPWETSCLLCVTVPQLPPAVRHASGMHDGAEHPRESRGTVLLAPCATRQSHGVMPNALSTRSQGAPPKAPRHYVRSCVQPELCTRSAWVAQGVLLVQAGCHSVRARGWLWPPPHTAQLRFRFAQGWFQVSVLPFARWAPAGVVGPQGCRGSRGGATSNLDLESKKAAPTKLSWQQPVNVFLAAGRPPGMEQLHQEAQLNLQSLLQEEYEEQYAESRVTGQTFRAAGHPSPSTPTEPSPRPPPSKRLEFVLMPPSRRADEEESSSASTLGVRPPDTSLSLPTTPDKQTAWPRAFPLPTVEEKQWHQSCSVQTNVVPINVSETAMNPKSTLRRRRTIIGFPNMSLRDQGSTNGPAHTTHPPIAESLSCSFEATAGRKPSQQTSPHQPPSAPLRKTFSDLGGTLQARCCPPPSPMDNVAAPGTCNGPQGSSFPPAWGANSFGYTTPPSPAAGQEVSPGSSAMGSPTGTERAASFFIAQEERAGSAGPGSFTTATPESPPGSGGIRRCDGQEARVNFSPTNKEPEPAPEPSRLGVERGGCRFRERSLSVPTDSGSLCSVDIAYAEARRGSTNCALGYPSAGSEGSTSTDNVSLGPEPDGQRRRRSKSISLKKAKKKPSPPTRSVSLIKDGQDSPAALGLPHDQRPKSLCIPLDPAGHRVVHADPQGREPDSPAAPHQWYLADWKSGEPYRSLSGSSTATGTTAIECVKARGSSESLMSPSISRATTPSQLSAEADLKTSSPGRPTGLMSPSSGYSSQSETPTPTVPTSAILGHSPHQVRVRPLVPERKSSLPPTSPMERSPKSRLSFELPLTPPAHLDLSGLKISLKGKTKVSRHHSDSTFGTKLVQKTSPIQPIMPVVTQSDLRSVRLRSVSRSEPEDNTDGPEHAEELPRVPCPGPERRVKPPVAEKPPLAKRPPCILPKPVALREEGPLSPTSPPSIATKDSLVLRKGDPWRGPGQPRRLSQGSLEDKPRPEAERRKAKVPPPVPKKPSVLYLPLTPAPVQQAGGVGDPAPTPSPIITLDAEPSCCQPDADGPTPTEVPGTAQAGETPSEQGSSSEAGTEEKSFASDKTADSIAEEDDDVFMASRTTEDLFTVIHRSKRKVLGRKEPGDSFGNRPNSHSPVKTSGSPTGESPAAAVSTGKSSSRNEDFKALLQKKSSKTSSGTRPSAAELLKTTNPLARRVMMEFAPELDGANSQP, from the exons ATGTTGTGGTGCTGCTGTGCGGccatgcacacagctgctgccctggcCCTGAGGTGTGGGGCAGGTGGGACAGAACCCTGGGAGACGTCGTGCCTCCTTTGCGTGACCGTCCCTCAGCTTCCCCCAGCAGTGAGGCACGCATCGGGGATGCATGATGGGGCTGAGCATCCTCGGGAGTCCAGAGGGACGGTGCTGCTGGCTCCTTGTGCCACACGGCAGAGCCATGGTGTGATGCCCAACGCTCTGAGCACCCGCTCCCAAGGAGCACCACCCAAAGCACCGCGGCATTACGTTCGCTCCTGTGTGCAACCTGAGCTATGCACACGCAGTGCCTGGGTGGCCCAAGGGGTGCTCCTCGTGCAGGCGGGGTGTCACAGTGTCAGAGCCCGGGGATGGCTGTGGCCCCCCCCACACACTGCCCAGCTGCGCTTCCGCTTTGCTCAAGGGTGGTTCCAGGTTTCAGTGCTGCCGTTTGCCCGCTGGGCTCCAGCTGGTGTGGTGGGCCCCCAGGGGTGCCGAGGGAGCCGGGGCGGAG CCACCTCTAACCTGGACTTGGAGAGCAAGAAAGCCGCCCCCACCAAGCTGTCATGGCAGCAGCCAGTGAACGTCTTCCTGGCTGCCGGCCGCCCGCCCGGCATGGAGCAACTGCACCAGGAGGCTCAGCTCAAcctgcagagcctgctgcaAG AGGAGTATGAGGAGCAGTATGCTGAGAGCAGAGTGACTGGGCAGACCTTCCGTGCCGCCGGCCACCCATCCCCCAGCACCCCCACGGAGCCCTCGCCCCGGCCCCCGCCCTCCAAGCGCCTCGAGTTTGTGCTTATG CCCCCGAGCCGGCGAGCCGatgaggaggagagcagcagtgccagcacgcTGGGCGTGAGACCACCCGACACCTCCCTGAGCCTCCCCACCACCCCCGACAAGCAGACAGCCTGGCCCAGGGCCTTCCCCCTGCCCACCGTGGAGGAGAAGCAGTGGCACcagtcctgctctgtgcagaccAACGTGGTCCCCATCAATGTCTCGG AGACCGCGATGAACCCCAAGTCCACCCTGCGGCGTAGACGGACCATTATTGGATTCCCTAACATGTCCCTGCGAGACCAAG GCAGCACCAACGGCCCCGCGCACACCACACACCCACCCATCGCTGAGTCCCTGTCCTGCAGCTTTGAGGCCACGGCTGGGAGGAAGCCCTCCCAGCAGACCAGCCCCCACCAGCCgccctctgccccactgaggAAGACCTTCAGTGACCTCGGGGGCACGCTGCAGGCACGCTGCTGCCCACCGCCATCCCCCATGGACAACGTGGCCGCCCCCGGCACCTGCAACGGACCGCAGGGATCCTCTTTTCCCCCAGCCTGGGGTGCCAACTCCTTCGGATACAccaccccccccagccctgctgccggCCAGGAGGTCTCACCGGGCAGCTCCGCCATGGGCTCACCCACCGGCACCGAGCGGGCCGCCTCCTTCTTCATCGCTCAGGAGGAGCGTGCGGGGAGCGCTGGGCCCGGCTCCTTCACCACCGCGACGCCTGAGTCTCCTCCTGGCTCTGGGGGCATCCGGAGGTGTGATGGCCAAGAAGCCAGGGTGAACTTTTCACCCACAAACAAAGAGCCGGAGCCGGCACCGGAGCCATCGCGCCTGGGGGTGGAGCGGGGAGGGTGCCGCTTCCGCGAGCGCTCGCTGTCGGTGCCCACCGACTCGGGGTCCCTCTGCTCCGTGGACATTGCCTACGCCGAAGCCCGGCGGGGCAGCACCAACTGTGCCCTGGGCTACCCCAGCGCCGGCTCCGagggcagcaccagcactgaTAACGTCTCGCTGGGGCCGGAGCCGGAcgggcagcggcggcggcgctccAAGAGCATCTCCCTCAAGAAGGCCAAGAAGAAGCCCTCGCCGCCCACCCGCAGTGTGTCGCTGATCAAGGACGGGCAGGACAGCCCggctgccctggggctgccccatgaTCAGAGACCCAAGAGCCTGTGCATCCCGCTGGACCCTGCTGGGCACCGGGTGGTGCACGCAGACCCCCAGGGCAGAGAGCCCGACAGCccggctgccccccaccagtgGTACCTGGCAGACTGGAAGAGTGGTGAGCCCTACCGGTCCCTCTCCGGCTCCAGCACGGCCACGGGGACTACGGCCATCGAGTGCGTGAAGGCACGGGGCAGCTCGGAGTCCCTCATGTCCCCCTCTATCTCCAGGGCCACAACGccctcccagctctcagcagagGCTGACCTCAAAACCTCCTCCCCGGGCAGGCCCACCGGGCTGATGTCCCCATCCAGCGGGTACTCCAGCCAGTCGGAGACCCCCACACCCACCGTCCCCACCTCGGCCATCCTCGGGCACTCACCACACCAGGTGCGGGTGAGGCCGCTGGTTCCCGAGAGGAAGTCCTCGCtgccccccacgtcccccatgGAGCGGAGCCCCAAGTCCAGGCTGTCCTTCGAGCTGCCGCTCACACCGCCCGCCCACCTCGACCTCTCGGGGCTGAAGATCTCCCTGAAGGGGAAGACGAAGGTCAGCCGGCACCACTCCGACTCCACCTTCGGCACCAAGCTGGTCCAGAAGACCAGTCCCATCCAGCCCATCATGCCCGTGGTCACCCAGTCAGACCTGCGCTCTGTCCGTCTGCGCTCCGTCAGCCGCTCCGAGCCGGAGGACAACACTGACGGCCCAGAGCACGCCGAGGAACTGCCACGTGTTCCCTGCCCGGGGCCGGAGAGGAGAGTGAAGCCGCCGGTAGCAGAGAAGCCACCATTGGCCAAGCGGCCCCCGTGCATCCTGCCCAAGCCCGTGGCCCTGCGGGAGGAGGGCCCCCTGTCCCCCACATCCCCGCCGAGCATCGCCACCAAGGACAGCTTGGTGCTGCGGAAAGGGGATCCGTGgaggggccccgggcagccccggCGGCTCTCGCAGGGCAGCCTGGAGGACAAGCCACGGCCCGAGGCAGAGCGCAGGAAGGCCAAGGTGCCGCCGCCAGTGCCCAAGAAGCCCAGCGTGCTCTACCTGCCGCTCACCCCGGCCCCGGTGCAGCAGGCGGGGGGTGTGGGGGACCCGGcgcccacccccagccccatcatCACGCTGgatgcagagcccagctgctgccaacCTGACGCTGATGGCCCAACACCCACTGAGGTCCCAGGCACAGCACAAGCTGGCGAGACCCCCTCGGAGCAAG GCAGCTCGTCTGAGGCTGGCACAGAGGAGAAGAGCTTTGCCAGCGACAAGACGGCCGACTCCATCGCTGAGGAAGACGACGATGTCTTCATGGCATCCCGTACCACAGAGGATCTCTTCACCGTCATTCACAG GTCCAAGAGGAAGGTTCTGGGGCGGAAGGAGCCTGGCGACAGCTTTGGCAACCGACCCAATTCCCACTCTCCTGTGAAGACGTCGGGCTCACCGACCGGCGAgtcccctgcagcagcagtgagcaccGGGAAGTCCTCCAGCAGGAATGAAGATTTTAAGGCTCTGCTCCAGAAGAAGAGCAGTAAAACCAGCAGCGGTACCCGGCCGTCTGCAGCTGAACTGCTCAAGACCACAAACCCACTGGCTCGGAGGGTCATGATGGAGTTTGCCCCTGAGCTAGATGGTGCAAACAGCCAGCCCTAA
- the NHSL2 gene encoding NHS-like protein 2 isoform X4: protein MPFYKRSVVARQSRAVPLAELRDVCSLAALTLLRQLAELCGHSLALLGDIEGHVEALGRRTGRLHRRASRLQELLRGRPATSNLDLESKKAAPTKLSWQQPVNVFLAAGRPPGMEQLHQEAQLNLQSLLQEEYEEQYAESRVTGQTFRAAGHPSPSTPTEPSPRPPPSKRLEFVLMPPSRRADEEESSSASTLGVRPPDTSLSLPTTPDKQTAWPRAFPLPTVEEKQWHQSCSVQTNVVPINVSGQHFARHASARHSLFNTETAMNPKSTLRRRRTIIGFPNMSLRDQGSTNGPAHTTHPPIAESLSCSFEATAGRKPSQQTSPHQPPSAPLRKTFSDLGGTLQARCCPPPSPMDNVAAPGTCNGPQGSSFPPAWGANSFGYTTPPSPAAGQEVSPGSSAMGSPTGTERAASFFIAQEERAGSAGPGSFTTATPESPPGSGGIRRCDGQEARVNFSPTNKEPEPAPEPSRLGVERGGCRFRERSLSVPTDSGSLCSVDIAYAEARRGSTNCALGYPSAGSEGSTSTDNVSLGPEPDGQRRRRSKSISLKKAKKKPSPPTRSVSLIKDGQDSPAALGLPHDQRPKSLCIPLDPAGHRVVHADPQGREPDSPAAPHQWYLADWKSGEPYRSLSGSSTATGTTAIECVKARGSSESLMSPSISRATTPSQLSAEADLKTSSPGRPTGLMSPSSGYSSQSETPTPTVPTSAILGHSPHQVRVRPLVPERKSSLPPTSPMERSPKSRLSFELPLTPPAHLDLSGLKISLKGKTKVSRHHSDSTFGTKLVQKTSPIQPIMPVVTQSDLRSVRLRSVSRSEPEDNTDGPEHAEELPRVPCPGPERRVKPPVAEKPPLAKRPPCILPKPVALREEGPLSPTSPPSIATKDSLVLRKGDPWRGPGQPRRLSQGSLEDKPRPEAERRKAKVPPPVPKKPSVLYLPLTPAPVQQAGGVGDPAPTPSPIITLDAEPSCCQPDADGPTPTEVPGTAQAGETPSEQGSSSEAGTEEKSFASDKTADSIAEEDDDVFMASRTTEDLFTVIHRSKRKVLGRKEPGDSFGNRPNSHSPVKTSGSPTGESPAAAVSTGKSSSRNEDFKALLQKKSSKTSSGTRPSAAELLKTTNPLARRVMMEFAPELDGANSQP from the exons CCACCTCTAACCTGGACTTGGAGAGCAAGAAAGCCGCCCCCACCAAGCTGTCATGGCAGCAGCCAGTGAACGTCTTCCTGGCTGCCGGCCGCCCGCCCGGCATGGAGCAACTGCACCAGGAGGCTCAGCTCAAcctgcagagcctgctgcaAG AGGAGTATGAGGAGCAGTATGCTGAGAGCAGAGTGACTGGGCAGACCTTCCGTGCCGCCGGCCACCCATCCCCCAGCACCCCCACGGAGCCCTCGCCCCGGCCCCCGCCCTCCAAGCGCCTCGAGTTTGTGCTTATG CCCCCGAGCCGGCGAGCCGatgaggaggagagcagcagtgccagcacgcTGGGCGTGAGACCACCCGACACCTCCCTGAGCCTCCCCACCACCCCCGACAAGCAGACAGCCTGGCCCAGGGCCTTCCCCCTGCCCACCGTGGAGGAGAAGCAGTGGCACcagtcctgctctgtgcagaccAACGTGGTCCCCATCAATGTCTCGG GGCAGCACTTTGCTAGGCACGCGAGTGCTCGTCACTCCCTGTTTAACACAGAGACCGCGATGAACCCCAAGTCCACCCTGCGGCGTAGACGGACCATTATTGGATTCCCTAACATGTCCCTGCGAGACCAAG GCAGCACCAACGGCCCCGCGCACACCACACACCCACCCATCGCTGAGTCCCTGTCCTGCAGCTTTGAGGCCACGGCTGGGAGGAAGCCCTCCCAGCAGACCAGCCCCCACCAGCCgccctctgccccactgaggAAGACCTTCAGTGACCTCGGGGGCACGCTGCAGGCACGCTGCTGCCCACCGCCATCCCCCATGGACAACGTGGCCGCCCCCGGCACCTGCAACGGACCGCAGGGATCCTCTTTTCCCCCAGCCTGGGGTGCCAACTCCTTCGGATACAccaccccccccagccctgctgccggCCAGGAGGTCTCACCGGGCAGCTCCGCCATGGGCTCACCCACCGGCACCGAGCGGGCCGCCTCCTTCTTCATCGCTCAGGAGGAGCGTGCGGGGAGCGCTGGGCCCGGCTCCTTCACCACCGCGACGCCTGAGTCTCCTCCTGGCTCTGGGGGCATCCGGAGGTGTGATGGCCAAGAAGCCAGGGTGAACTTTTCACCCACAAACAAAGAGCCGGAGCCGGCACCGGAGCCATCGCGCCTGGGGGTGGAGCGGGGAGGGTGCCGCTTCCGCGAGCGCTCGCTGTCGGTGCCCACCGACTCGGGGTCCCTCTGCTCCGTGGACATTGCCTACGCCGAAGCCCGGCGGGGCAGCACCAACTGTGCCCTGGGCTACCCCAGCGCCGGCTCCGagggcagcaccagcactgaTAACGTCTCGCTGGGGCCGGAGCCGGAcgggcagcggcggcggcgctccAAGAGCATCTCCCTCAAGAAGGCCAAGAAGAAGCCCTCGCCGCCCACCCGCAGTGTGTCGCTGATCAAGGACGGGCAGGACAGCCCggctgccctggggctgccccatgaTCAGAGACCCAAGAGCCTGTGCATCCCGCTGGACCCTGCTGGGCACCGGGTGGTGCACGCAGACCCCCAGGGCAGAGAGCCCGACAGCccggctgccccccaccagtgGTACCTGGCAGACTGGAAGAGTGGTGAGCCCTACCGGTCCCTCTCCGGCTCCAGCACGGCCACGGGGACTACGGCCATCGAGTGCGTGAAGGCACGGGGCAGCTCGGAGTCCCTCATGTCCCCCTCTATCTCCAGGGCCACAACGccctcccagctctcagcagagGCTGACCTCAAAACCTCCTCCCCGGGCAGGCCCACCGGGCTGATGTCCCCATCCAGCGGGTACTCCAGCCAGTCGGAGACCCCCACACCCACCGTCCCCACCTCGGCCATCCTCGGGCACTCACCACACCAGGTGCGGGTGAGGCCGCTGGTTCCCGAGAGGAAGTCCTCGCtgccccccacgtcccccatgGAGCGGAGCCCCAAGTCCAGGCTGTCCTTCGAGCTGCCGCTCACACCGCCCGCCCACCTCGACCTCTCGGGGCTGAAGATCTCCCTGAAGGGGAAGACGAAGGTCAGCCGGCACCACTCCGACTCCACCTTCGGCACCAAGCTGGTCCAGAAGACCAGTCCCATCCAGCCCATCATGCCCGTGGTCACCCAGTCAGACCTGCGCTCTGTCCGTCTGCGCTCCGTCAGCCGCTCCGAGCCGGAGGACAACACTGACGGCCCAGAGCACGCCGAGGAACTGCCACGTGTTCCCTGCCCGGGGCCGGAGAGGAGAGTGAAGCCGCCGGTAGCAGAGAAGCCACCATTGGCCAAGCGGCCCCCGTGCATCCTGCCCAAGCCCGTGGCCCTGCGGGAGGAGGGCCCCCTGTCCCCCACATCCCCGCCGAGCATCGCCACCAAGGACAGCTTGGTGCTGCGGAAAGGGGATCCGTGgaggggccccgggcagccccggCGGCTCTCGCAGGGCAGCCTGGAGGACAAGCCACGGCCCGAGGCAGAGCGCAGGAAGGCCAAGGTGCCGCCGCCAGTGCCCAAGAAGCCCAGCGTGCTCTACCTGCCGCTCACCCCGGCCCCGGTGCAGCAGGCGGGGGGTGTGGGGGACCCGGcgcccacccccagccccatcatCACGCTGgatgcagagcccagctgctgccaacCTGACGCTGATGGCCCAACACCCACTGAGGTCCCAGGCACAGCACAAGCTGGCGAGACCCCCTCGGAGCAAG GCAGCTCGTCTGAGGCTGGCACAGAGGAGAAGAGCTTTGCCAGCGACAAGACGGCCGACTCCATCGCTGAGGAAGACGACGATGTCTTCATGGCATCCCGTACCACAGAGGATCTCTTCACCGTCATTCACAG GTCCAAGAGGAAGGTTCTGGGGCGGAAGGAGCCTGGCGACAGCTTTGGCAACCGACCCAATTCCCACTCTCCTGTGAAGACGTCGGGCTCACCGACCGGCGAgtcccctgcagcagcagtgagcaccGGGAAGTCCTCCAGCAGGAATGAAGATTTTAAGGCTCTGCTCCAGAAGAAGAGCAGTAAAACCAGCAGCGGTACCCGGCCGTCTGCAGCTGAACTGCTCAAGACCACAAACCCACTGGCTCGGAGGGTCATGATGGAGTTTGCCCCTGAGCTAGATGGTGCAAACAGCCAGCCCTAA